One genomic segment of Ancylobacter sp. IITR112 includes these proteins:
- a CDS encoding DUF1150 domain-containing protein, with translation MTNEFHIDPASAGSALAGALTAEDFANLGGGHIAYLRTIRSEEAAEMFPQAHLSPGLVLFTLHAADGTPIMLTDSREAAIANAMQNELVTLSVH, from the coding sequence ATGACCAATGAGTTCCACATCGACCCCGCTTCCGCCGGTTCGGCGCTCGCCGGCGCCCTCACCGCAGAGGATTTTGCCAATCTCGGCGGCGGGCACATCGCCTATCTGCGCACCATCCGTTCGGAAGAGGCGGCGGAAATGTTTCCGCAAGCGCATCTCTCGCCCGGCCTCGTGCTGTTCACCCTGCACGCCGCCGACGGCACACCGATCATGCTCACCGACAGCCGGGAAGCGGCGATCGCCAATGCGATGCAGAACGAACTGGTGACGCTCAGCGTGCACTGA
- a CDS encoding Hsp20 family protein → MSRIPSLSSPFLLGFDEVERALDRVMKGSDGYPPYNIERVATPDQPEKLRITLAVAGFTREQLDVTVEEKELVIRGRQSEEPGRVFLHRGIAARQFQRVFVLADGMMVIGAELKNGLLCVELVRPEPERIVRRITIATDE, encoded by the coding sequence ATGTCGCGTATTCCCTCGCTGTCGAGCCCCTTCCTGCTCGGCTTTGACGAGGTCGAGCGGGCGCTCGACCGGGTCATGAAAGGTTCCGACGGGTACCCGCCCTACAATATCGAGCGGGTGGCCACGCCGGACCAGCCGGAAAAACTTCGCATCACTCTGGCCGTCGCGGGCTTCACCCGCGAGCAGCTCGACGTGACGGTGGAGGAGAAGGAACTCGTCATCCGTGGCCGCCAGAGCGAAGAGCCCGGGCGGGTCTTTCTGCACCGGGGCATCGCCGCCCGCCAGTTCCAGCGCGTCTTCGTGCTGGCCGATGGCATGATGGTGATCGGCGCCGAGCTGAAGAACGGCCTGCTCTGCGTCGAATTGGTGCGGCCGGAACCGGAACGCATCGTCCGGCGTATCACCATTGCGACGGATGAGTGA
- a CDS encoding GNAT family N-acetyltransferase: protein MTELFAEESVRTPSSSRAVPFAAPGLSALRSFFTPKPVAGKPVADKPVAGKLFTAKPAPLRLVPAALTPSRLMPALRSYSGLRHRGSRGETGPATLGRIGALEVRLAVTAADVRRAQRLRYEVFYEEMSATPAAAMRLARRDVDAFDGICDHLLVLDHDSCRVVRGRRVPRVVGTYRLLRQEIADRHNGFYTAGEFDIGPLLARHPHRRFLELGRSCVLSSYRTKRTVELLWHGIWAYVRRHGIDVMFGCASLEGCDPQALARPLAFLHHFAPTDPEWAAQALPQHAAPMDLVSVEALDAKAALAALPPLIKGYLRLGAQIGRGAVVDRQFGTTDVLIVLPVEKINPRYLDHFGVNGERHAA, encoded by the coding sequence ATGACGGAGCTATTCGCCGAAGAGAGTGTCAGGACGCCGTCGTCATCCCGCGCTGTCCCCTTCGCCGCGCCGGGCCTGTCGGCGCTGCGCAGCTTCTTCACCCCCAAGCCTGTCGCCGGAAAGCCCGTCGCCGACAAGCCCGTCGCCGGCAAACTCTTCACCGCCAAACCCGCCCCGCTGCGGCTCGTGCCTGCCGCGCTCACCCCCTCGCGTCTCATGCCGGCGCTGCGCTCCTATTCCGGGCTGCGGCACCGCGGCAGCCGGGGCGAAACCGGCCCGGCCACGCTGGGGCGCATCGGCGCGCTGGAAGTGCGGCTCGCGGTGACGGCGGCGGATGTACGGCGCGCCCAGCGCCTGCGCTACGAGGTGTTCTACGAGGAAATGTCGGCGACCCCGGCCGCCGCCATGCGGCTCGCCCGGCGCGATGTCGACGCCTTTGATGGCATTTGCGATCATCTGCTGGTGCTCGATCACGATTCCTGCCGCGTCGTGCGCGGCCGGCGCGTGCCGCGCGTCGTCGGTACCTACCGCCTGCTGCGGCAGGAGATCGCCGACCGGCACAATGGCTTCTACACGGCGGGCGAGTTCGACATCGGCCCACTGCTGGCGCGCCACCCGCACCGCCGCTTCCTGGAGCTCGGCCGCTCCTGCGTGCTCAGCTCCTACCGCACCAAGCGCACGGTGGAACTGCTCTGGCACGGCATCTGGGCCTATGTCCGCCGCCACGGCATCGACGTGATGTTCGGCTGCGCCAGCCTCGAAGGCTGCGATCCCCAGGCGCTCGCCCGGCCGCTGGCCTTTTTGCACCATTTCGCGCCCACCGATCCGGAATGGGCGGCGCAGGCGCTGCCGCAGCACGCCGCGCCGATGGACCTCGTCTCGGTCGAGGCGCTGGATGCCAAGGCGGCGCTTGCCGCGCTGCCGCCGCTGATAAAGGGCTATCTGCGCCTCGGCGCGCAGATCGGGCGCGGCGCCGTTGTCGATCGCCAGTTCGGCACCACCGATGTGCTGATCGTGCTGCCGGTGGAAAAGATCAACCCGCGCTATCTCGACCATTTCGGCGTCAATGGCGAGCGCCACGCCGCCTGA
- a CDS encoding YifB family Mg chelatase-like AAA ATPase, with translation MVQRVATVAFEGVETRPVDVQVQVSPGLPAFNLVGLADKAVTEAKERVRAALTASGLALPARRITVNLAPADLPKEGSHYDLPIALGLMAAIGAIGPDALDGFTVVGELALDGRIAAVSGVLPAAIGANARSHGLICPEACGPEAAWASPDMAVLAPHSLIQLVNHFAGRQLLSRPEPRLEAGTAQLPDLADVKGQETARRALEIAAAGRHNLLLSGPPGAGKSMLAQRLPSLLPPLTPSELLEVSMVASVAGTLQGGALTSRRPFRAPHHSASMAAMVGGGMRARPGEVSLAHNGVLFLDELPEFTPAVLDSLRQPLETGEAVIARANHRISYPARFQLIAAMNPCRCGRAGEPGQSCRRGPRCAAEYQARLSGPFLDRVDLHLDVPAVAAVDLVRPGPSEPSAVVARRVAQARLLQRERFLALGRPDLFTNAEATGPILEEIATPDAAGTALLADAARLMRLSARGYHRVLRVGRTLADLAGAETVGRAHLAEALAYRAAADRHAAAA, from the coding sequence ATGGTCCAGCGTGTGGCGACGGTGGCGTTCGAGGGGGTCGAGACCCGCCCGGTCGATGTTCAAGTTCAGGTGAGCCCGGGCCTGCCGGCCTTCAATCTCGTCGGCCTCGCCGACAAGGCGGTCACCGAAGCGAAGGAGCGGGTGCGCGCCGCCCTCACCGCCTCCGGCCTTGCGCTTCCCGCCCGCCGCATCACCGTCAACCTCGCCCCGGCCGACCTGCCGAAGGAAGGCAGCCATTACGACCTGCCCATCGCCCTCGGGCTGATGGCGGCGATTGGCGCCATCGGCCCGGACGCGCTCGACGGCTTCACCGTGGTCGGGGAACTCGCGCTCGACGGGCGCATCGCCGCCGTGTCCGGCGTGCTGCCGGCGGCCATCGGCGCCAATGCGCGCAGCCACGGCCTCATCTGCCCGGAAGCCTGCGGGCCGGAGGCGGCCTGGGCGAGCCCGGACATGGCGGTGCTGGCGCCGCACTCGCTGATCCAGCTCGTCAACCATTTCGCCGGCCGTCAATTGCTCTCCCGCCCGGAGCCCCGGCTGGAGGCGGGGACGGCGCAATTGCCTGATCTCGCCGATGTGAAGGGGCAGGAGACCGCCCGTCGGGCGTTGGAGATCGCCGCCGCCGGCCGTCACAACCTGCTGCTCAGCGGCCCCCCCGGCGCCGGCAAGTCGATGCTGGCGCAGCGCCTGCCCTCGCTGCTGCCGCCCCTCACCCCTTCCGAGCTGCTGGAAGTGTCGATGGTTGCCTCGGTGGCCGGCACGCTGCAGGGCGGGGCGCTGACCAGCCGGCGCCCGTTCCGCGCCCCGCATCATTCCGCCAGCATGGCGGCGATGGTGGGCGGCGGCATGCGCGCGCGGCCGGGCGAGGTGTCGCTGGCGCATAATGGCGTGCTGTTCCTCGACGAATTGCCGGAATTCACCCCCGCCGTGCTCGATTCGCTGCGCCAGCCGCTGGAGACGGGCGAGGCGGTCATCGCCCGTGCCAATCACCGCATTTCCTACCCCGCCCGCTTCCAGCTCATCGCGGCGATGAATCCGTGCCGCTGCGGCCGGGCCGGCGAGCCGGGGCAGAGCTGCCGGCGCGGGCCGCGCTGCGCGGCGGAATATCAGGCGCGGCTGTCCGGCCCGTTTCTCGACCGCGTCGACCTCCATCTCGACGTGCCGGCGGTGGCGGCGGTCGATCTCGTCCGCCCCGGCCCGTCGGAACCCAGCGCCGTTGTGGCGCGGCGGGTGGCGCAGGCACGCCTACTGCAGCGCGAGCGTTTCCTCGCCCTCGGCCGGCCCGATCTGTTCACCAATGCCGAGGCCACGGGCCCGATCCTGGAAGAGATCGCCACCCCCGACGCCGCCGGCACCGCGCTGCTGGCGGATGCGGCGCGGCTGATGCGGCTCTCCGCTCGCGGCTATCACCGCGTGCTGCGTGTGGGGCGCACGCTCGCCGATCTCGCCGGGGCCGAGACGGTGGGCCGGGCCCATCTGGCGGAAGCGCTGGCCTACCGCGCCGCGGCCGACCGCCACGCCGCCGCGGCGTGA
- a CDS encoding formate dehydrogenase subunit gamma encodes MPHYEPWSDERARAVIDEFSHLEGPLMPMLHAVQETFGHVPDAVVPMLAEKLNVSRAEVHGVVTFYHDFRHEPAGRHVLKLCRAEACQAAGGDALAEHAEHRLGCKLGETTADGRVTVEPIYCLGLCATAPSAMLDGRIVARLNERRLDALIEEAQS; translated from the coding sequence ATGCCGCATTACGAGCCCTGGAGCGACGAGCGCGCCCGCGCGGTCATTGATGAGTTCTCTCATCTTGAAGGCCCGCTAATGCCGATGCTCCACGCGGTGCAGGAGACGTTCGGCCACGTTCCCGACGCCGTCGTGCCCATGCTGGCCGAAAAGCTCAACGTCTCGCGCGCCGAGGTGCACGGGGTGGTGACCTTCTATCATGATTTCCGCCACGAGCCGGCCGGCCGCCATGTGCTGAAGCTCTGCCGCGCCGAGGCCTGCCAGGCGGCGGGCGGCGATGCGCTGGCCGAACACGCTGAACACCGGCTCGGCTGCAAGCTCGGCGAGACCACGGCGGACGGGCGCGTCACTGTCGAGCCGATCTATTGCCTCGGCCTGTGCGCCACCGCTCCTTCCGCCATGCTGGATGGTCGCATCGTCGCGCGGCTCAATGAGCGCCGGCTCGACGCCCTGATCGAGGAGGCCCAGTCGTGA